In a single window of the Helicobacter felis ATCC 49179 genome:
- a CDS encoding molecular chaperone DnaJ, which translates to MFIQDLSVEQQQVFLYLARKVIEADGVLHELQLGALDTIKKQCEHGISEKEVPLNTLGKIFTTNHAKHATLLELTSVALADSRWHDNERDAIYSYAKEMGVSPQKVDQLKDWVVKNFALYQEALKLLD; encoded by the coding sequence ATGTTTATCCAAGATTTGAGCGTTGAGCAACAACAAGTGTTTTTGTATTTGGCTAGAAAGGTTATTGAAGCCGATGGCGTGCTGCACGAGTTGCAACTAGGCGCGTTGGACACGATTAAAAAGCAATGCGAGCATGGCATCTCTGAAAAAGAAGTGCCTTTAAATACTTTAGGCAAAATTTTCACCACCAACCACGCCAAACATGCCACCTTGCTAGAGCTAACCTCTGTGGCCCTAGCTGATAGCCGTTGGCATGACAACGAGAGAGACGCGATTTACTCTTATGCTAAAGAGATGGGTGTATCACCCCAAAAAGTCGATCAGCTCAAAGACTGGGTAGTGAAAAACTTTGCGCTTTACCAAGAAGCTTTGAAGTTGTTGGATTAG
- a CDS encoding aminotransferase class I/II-fold pyridoxal phosphate-dependent enzyme: MFSFLPALRALKHARLYRERVLYPDHLADFASNDYLGLSSYTPLLDQAFEKLRAFSSHAPKASMLLNGYHSLHAELEEFLSARLGYEACLLLGSGFLGNVALIDSLVRKQDKLFMDAHYHASGQFLAKKLPNACFFAHNSVQELTQKLQQHRAHNTKGRIFIAIEGVYSMDGHVAPKEFYHLAQEYEAYLILDEAHSLGVLGRDLGGYLSYYHLKPMPNLIVLGTLSKAYGSYGAFIGASVQVIDFLCNRAKSVIYTTSPSLLESALALAHLEYLYDHLPNYVAMLDRMRALCAQELGFSTPSNILTLPFPNIQTLLEAHQSLLQQDLLCAPIRPPTTPKPLLRVSLNIQPQNTLERLKRLCGAIRVLLQK; this comes from the coding sequence TTGTTTTCCTTTTTACCTGCATTGCGCGCACTCAAACACGCCCGCTTGTATCGCGAGCGTGTCCTTTATCCCGATCATTTGGCTGACTTTGCCTCTAATGATTATTTGGGCTTGAGCAGTTATACCCCTCTTTTAGATCAAGCCTTTGAAAAGTTGCGTGCATTTTCCAGCCACGCCCCTAAAGCCTCCATGTTACTCAATGGCTACCACTCACTCCATGCAGAGCTAGAAGAGTTTTTAAGCGCGCGTTTAGGGTATGAAGCCTGCTTGTTGCTAGGAAGTGGCTTTTTGGGCAATGTGGCCCTGATCGATTCTTTAGTGCGCAAACAAGATAAGCTTTTTATGGACGCGCATTATCATGCTAGTGGGCAATTCTTGGCTAAAAAATTACCCAACGCCTGCTTTTTTGCCCATAACAGCGTGCAAGAGTTAACCCAAAAACTCCAACAACACCGCGCACACAACACTAAGGGGCGCATTTTTATCGCCATTGAGGGCGTGTATTCAATGGATGGGCATGTTGCCCCCAAAGAGTTTTATCATCTAGCCCAAGAATACGAGGCCTATTTGATTTTAGATGAAGCCCACAGCTTGGGCGTGCTAGGGCGGGATTTAGGGGGGTACTTGAGTTATTACCACCTAAAACCCATGCCTAATTTGATTGTTTTAGGCACTCTCTCTAAGGCTTATGGGAGTTATGGGGCTTTTATTGGTGCGAGCGTGCAGGTGATAGATTTTTTATGCAACCGCGCTAAGAGTGTGATCTACACCACAAGCCCCTCTTTACTTGAGAGTGCCCTAGCTTTAGCCCACCTAGAATACCTTTATGATCATCTGCCTAATTATGTTGCCATGTTAGATCGCATGCGCGCGCTGTGTGCGCAAGAGCTAGGTTTTAGCACTCCTAGCAACATCTTAACACTTCCTTTTCCCAACATACAGACTCTATTAGAAGCGCACCAAAGCCTACTCCAACAAGATTTATTATGCGCCCCCATCCGCCCCCCCACCACACCCAAACCCCTTTTAAGAGTGTCTTTAAATATCCAGCCTCAAAACACATTAGAGAGATTGAAAAGATTATGCGGAGCGATTAGGGTTCTTTTGCAAAAATAA
- a CDS encoding CZB domain-containing protein — MQQEASDIQSNTNETNTIVGDIKDDVSNIQVFAYNNGLVADAALFSIENLNNRAFCGLAKVDHLVYKSNLYGLVFNAPNSFKVINGHECRLGKWYHEGKGKEQFSDTPSYRNLESCHNGIHDEANALANLLKEPSRATSHAIEQGIRTVEQHAKSVRDTIDKMFHEKQDQLNKKVADMLATLKEIPEN, encoded by the coding sequence ATGCAACAAGAAGCTAGCGACATCCAAAGCAATACAAACGAGACCAATACTATTGTTGGGGACATCAAGGATGATGTGAGCAATATCCAAGTCTTTGCGTATAATAATGGACTTGTGGCCGATGCAGCTCTCTTTTCCATTGAGAATTTAAATAATAGAGCTTTTTGTGGATTAGCTAAAGTGGATCACCTTGTTTACAAAAGCAATCTTTATGGTTTGGTTTTCAACGCTCCAAATTCCTTTAAAGTAATCAATGGCCATGAGTGTCGCTTAGGCAAATGGTATCATGAGGGCAAGGGCAAAGAGCAGTTCTCTGACACGCCCAGTTACCGCAATTTAGAATCTTGCCATAATGGTATCCATGATGAAGCTAATGCGTTGGCCAATTTGCTTAAAGAGCCCAGCAGGGCAACCTCTCATGCCATTGAGCAAGGAATCCGCACAGTAGAACAACATGCTAAGAGTGTGCGCGACACCATTGATAAGATGTTTCATGAAAAACAGGATCAGCTTAATAAAAAGGTCGCCGACATGCTTGCAACCCTGAAAGAAATCCCAGAGAATTAA
- a CDS encoding outer membrane family protein encodes MNLKATLLFFPLSLLAFDYKISGRVGSLSRIGFNHSAINSDKGIYPTGTYVTAVGALQIDVNLLPKSVSAHKLSAGLGGELGGLAFDSTKTLIDQSKPNAGFQPANWYYIGRWQGYLMNAPWHRSLYGNSVNTRDYILYSAYMSYSYKDIAGCQAGRYRSHALFLSGYNQGFECFVQKGGWHLEWFSTYGRGRASLQYIRDFYAPVQYRYANGARTNYGMHAIDLRWHQKSWDVRAFLWFYPKNFAAPGGQISYDTQGKLGNWRIQTHFYWWLPIYNRALSHTYWRSSLINHISASLLMQQNFFIRKHHFGWSVYKNFGNANAQVARFGTPIKYDTKDNTPYEGRLDNLYNSNALTLVARGGGTYAKFSWELLGRLTYSPRANEESLGLTCFYNMNKHVRMMLRFNYYEVSTHRGYKVGDFGALNLSFAPTTQDRSYMMTSIRYQL; translated from the coding sequence TTGAATCTTAAAGCTACCTTGTTATTTTTTCCTCTATCTCTTTTGGCTTTTGATTATAAAATCAGTGGGCGTGTGGGATCGTTGTCCCGCATTGGTTTTAACCATTCGGCAATCAACTCAGATAAAGGGATTTACCCGACAGGCACTTATGTTACCGCTGTGGGGGCTTTGCAAATTGATGTGAACTTACTGCCTAAATCTGTGAGCGCGCATAAGTTGAGTGCAGGGCTTGGGGGCGAGTTAGGGGGATTGGCTTTTGACTCCACTAAAACACTCATCGATCAAAGCAAGCCGAATGCAGGATTTCAGCCGGCTAACTGGTATTACATTGGGCGTTGGCAGGGCTATTTAATGAACGCTCCGTGGCACCGCTCCCTTTATGGAAATAGTGTCAACACACGCGATTACATTCTTTATAGCGCCTATATGAGTTACTCTTATAAAGATATTGCAGGCTGTCAAGCGGGGCGTTACCGTAGCCATGCGCTTTTTTTAAGCGGTTACAATCAAGGGTTTGAGTGTTTTGTGCAAAAGGGAGGGTGGCACTTGGAGTGGTTTAGCACTTATGGGCGTGGGCGGGCGAGTTTGCAATATATCCGCGATTTTTACGCTCCCGTGCAATACCGCTACGCAAATGGGGCGCGCACTAATTATGGCATGCATGCTATAGATTTGCGTTGGCATCAAAAATCTTGGGATGTGCGGGCCTTTTTGTGGTTCTATCCTAAGAATTTTGCTGCTCCCGGGGGGCAGATTTCTTATGACACTCAGGGAAAGCTGGGGAATTGGCGTATCCAAACCCATTTTTATTGGTGGTTACCCATCTACAACCGCGCCTTGTCCCATACATATTGGCGCAGCAGTCTTATTAATCATATCAGCGCCTCCTTGCTCATGCAACAAAATTTTTTCATCCGTAAGCATCATTTTGGCTGGAGCGTGTATAAAAATTTTGGAAACGCTAATGCCCAAGTAGCACGCTTTGGCACACCCATTAAATACGACACCAAAGACAATACACCTTACGAAGGCCGTTTAGATAATCTTTATAATAGCAATGCGCTCACTCTGGTCGCACGAGGTGGGGGGACTTATGCTAAGTTTTCTTGGGAACTTTTGGGGAGACTTACCTACTCTCCTAGAGCCAATGAAGAAAGTTTGGGCTTGACTTGTTTTTATAACATGAATAAACATGTCCGCATGATGCTTAGGTTCAATTATTACGAAGTGTCTACACATAGAGGGTATAAAGTGGGCGATTTTGGCGCGCTCAACCTAAGCTTTGCTCCCACCACTCAAGACCGCTCTTACATGATGACTTCCATTCGTTACCAATTGTAA
- a CDS encoding acyloxyacyl hydrolase, giving the protein MISLVGGVEFGGRGFASLGDFGIHYAQPDRFFRIPGRLVAELETFVGDYAKKTFYMFIFGVAQDIYLPIFRTGLYVGLGFGIYIRTKQGIRIGSAFTFGEKVFLGYAHNVAKGKGALSYEIFLKHYSNGSLTAINAGYNFVGGSIGYSF; this is encoded by the coding sequence ATGATCTCTCTTGTGGGCGGGGTGGAGTTTGGGGGGCGGGGTTTTGCTAGTTTAGGAGATTTTGGAATCCACTACGCCCAACCCGATCGCTTTTTCCGCATTCCTGGAAGACTTGTTGCCGAATTAGAAACCTTTGTAGGAGACTATGCCAAAAAGACATTCTATATGTTTATCTTTGGTGTAGCCCAAGATATTTATTTGCCCATTTTCCGCACAGGTCTTTATGTGGGTCTTGGATTTGGTATTTATATCCGCACCAAACAAGGGATTCGCATAGGTTCCGCTTTCACCTTTGGAGAAAAAGTTTTTCTTGGATATGCCCACAATGTGGCCAAGGGCAAGGGAGCGCTATCTTATGAGATATTTCTCAAGCATTATTCCAATGGCAGTCTTACAGCTATCAATGCTGGGTATAATTTTGTGGGAGGGAGTATCGGCTATAGTTTTTAA
- a CDS encoding catalase, whose amino-acid sequence MDKDVVLTNAVGAPIGNNQDVLTAGPRGPVLLQSTWFLEKLAHFDRERIPERVVHAKGSGAYGTLTITNTEITKYSKAKLFNQVGKKTPCFLRFSTVAGEKGSADAERDPRGFALKLYTEEGNWDIVGNNTPVFFIRDPLKFPDFIHTQKRHPKTNLKDATMVWDFWSLVPESLHQITILMSDRGIPKSYRHMNGYGSHTFSLVNEKNERFWVKFHFKTLQGIQNLTSEEAAKIRMHDMDSHQRDLFEAIEKKDYPKWRFCVQVMPESDAKNYKFHPFDVTKVWSHKDYPLIEVGILELNKNPENYFAEVEQSAFNPAHVVPGVGYSPDRMLQGRLFAYGDTHRYRLGINHSQLPVNAPRCPFATSSRDGFMNNGHDGAMRNYEPSSLPGYKEAPHAREPKLDLGKLEDEMAAYAYNFRDHDTDYYTQAGDLFRLMPKDEQERTCQNIADAMQGVSEDIIKRQLEHFKKADSHYGQRIQELLKKY is encoded by the coding sequence ATGGATAAAGATGTTGTTCTTACCAATGCCGTTGGCGCGCCTATTGGCAATAATCAAGATGTCCTCACAGCAGGACCTAGAGGACCTGTTTTACTCCAAAGCACTTGGTTTTTAGAAAAACTCGCCCATTTTGATCGCGAGCGCATTCCTGAGCGCGTGGTGCACGCTAAGGGGAGTGGAGCTTATGGGACTTTGACCATCACTAACACAGAAATCACCAAATACAGCAAAGCCAAACTTTTTAATCAGGTGGGTAAAAAAACCCCTTGCTTTTTGCGCTTTTCCACCGTGGCGGGTGAAAAGGGATCAGCAGATGCCGAGCGCGATCCTAGGGGCTTTGCGCTCAAGCTCTACACAGAAGAGGGTAACTGGGACATCGTGGGCAATAACACCCCCGTGTTTTTTATCCGCGATCCGCTCAAATTCCCCGATTTTATCCACACTCAAAAACGCCACCCCAAGACCAATTTAAAAGACGCTACGATGGTTTGGGACTTTTGGAGCTTAGTGCCTGAGAGTTTGCACCAAATCACCATTTTAATGAGCGATCGGGGGATTCCTAAGAGTTACCGCCATATGAATGGCTATGGTAGCCACACTTTCAGCCTTGTCAATGAAAAAAACGAACGCTTTTGGGTGAAATTCCACTTTAAAACCTTGCAGGGTATCCAAAACCTCACCAGCGAGGAAGCGGCTAAGATTCGCATGCACGACATGGATTCGCACCAACGCGATCTGTTTGAAGCCATTGAGAAAAAAGACTATCCTAAATGGCGTTTTTGTGTGCAGGTGATGCCTGAGAGCGATGCCAAAAACTACAAATTCCACCCCTTTGATGTTACCAAAGTGTGGAGTCATAAAGACTACCCCTTGATCGAAGTGGGCATTTTAGAGCTCAATAAAAACCCCGAAAATTATTTTGCTGAGGTGGAACAATCCGCTTTCAACCCCGCCCATGTGGTGCCCGGTGTGGGTTATAGCCCTGATCGCATGCTACAAGGGCGACTCTTTGCCTATGGGGATACCCACCGCTATAGGCTAGGGATTAACCATAGTCAGCTACCGGTCAATGCGCCTCGTTGTCCTTTTGCAACCTCTTCACGCGATGGTTTTATGAATAATGGGCATGACGGTGCGATGCGCAACTACGAGCCTAGCTCCTTGCCCGGCTATAAAGAAGCCCCTCATGCGCGCGAACCTAAACTCGATCTTGGCAAGCTTGAGGATGAAATGGCAGCTTATGCTTACAATTTCCGCGATCATGACACGGATTACTACACCCAAGCGGGCGATCTCTTCCGCTTGATGCCCAAAGATGAGCAGGAGCGTACTTGTCAAAACATCGCCGATGCGATGCAAGGTGTGTCTGAAGACATCATCAAACGCCAGCTAGAACACTTTAAAAAGGCGGACAGCCATTATGGCCAACGCATCCAAGAGTTGCTAAAAAAATATTAG
- a CDS encoding MATE family efflux transporter, translating into MEKLKKILMLALPSASNNFLEIFVIAISTVFMGRLSDTHIVGLGVGLQYILLFYCINSIFFIGTNAILSRLVGAQDMENLAAGYSSILIGAMGICALACALGFLGIAPFVHWMGVSGEANRLAQEYLRIFIFAMPAIFVKNVMVAALASLSDTLTPLLIKTAMSVLCLFLNDALIFGKYGFMRLDIAGAALANVIAAFLELAILFGVIAIKNTPLEFRWKFDWQCFKRTWHVGWPSGFERLLSLFSMVLVSKFVASYGDVILAGMQVGLRVETFSFMPGLGFTIACMVLVGQNLGANRIEVAQDYVRTTLKVAGSLLGFLGILMVVFAKPFAGIFSQNPKVIEVAAWYLIAVGISQMPLIFLFVLDGVFRGAGMAKISLYINTTSIWLLRIAPMYVLLKSGMDIKWLFVVICVETYIRSGIFYWAYAQGWWKKPGRFAP; encoded by the coding sequence ATGGAAAAGCTTAAAAAAATTCTGATGTTGGCTCTCCCCTCAGCAAGCAATAATTTTTTGGAAATTTTTGTCATTGCTATTTCTACCGTGTTTATGGGACGACTCTCAGACACCCATATTGTAGGGTTGGGAGTGGGGTTGCAGTATATCTTGCTCTTTTATTGTATCAACTCGATTTTTTTCATTGGCACAAATGCTATTTTGAGTCGCCTAGTGGGGGCGCAAGATATGGAAAACTTGGCAGCGGGTTATTCAAGTATCCTTATAGGGGCGATGGGCATTTGTGCGCTAGCTTGTGCGCTGGGTTTTTTGGGGATCGCCCCCTTTGTGCATTGGATGGGTGTGAGTGGAGAGGCAAACCGCCTAGCTCAAGAATATTTGCGCATTTTTATTTTTGCCATGCCCGCTATTTTTGTCAAAAATGTCATGGTAGCCGCTCTAGCTAGCCTCTCTGATACTCTAACTCCCCTGCTTATCAAAACGGCCATGAGCGTGCTCTGTTTATTCTTAAACGATGCGCTTATCTTTGGCAAGTATGGTTTTATGCGCTTAGACATTGCTGGAGCGGCTTTAGCTAATGTGATTGCGGCGTTTTTAGAATTGGCGATTTTATTTGGAGTGATTGCCATCAAAAACACCCCTCTTGAATTCAGATGGAAATTTGATTGGCAATGTTTTAAGCGCACTTGGCATGTGGGCTGGCCTTCTGGATTTGAGCGGCTTTTAAGTCTTTTTTCTATGGTTTTAGTGTCTAAATTTGTTGCAAGTTATGGCGATGTCATTTTGGCAGGGATGCAGGTGGGTTTGCGCGTGGAAACCTTTAGCTTTATGCCCGGACTAGGTTTTACCATCGCTTGCATGGTGTTGGTTGGGCAGAATTTAGGGGCTAATCGTATAGAGGTAGCGCAAGATTATGTGCGCACGACTTTAAAGGTAGCAGGGTCTCTCTTAGGGTTTTTAGGAATACTCATGGTGGTTTTTGCTAAACCTTTTGCAGGGATTTTCTCTCAAAACCCCAAGGTGATCGAAGTGGCTGCTTGGTATCTCATAGCTGTAGGAATCTCTCAAATGCCTTTGATTTTTCTCTTTGTGCTGGATGGGGTTTTTAGGGGGGCGGGGATGGCTAAAATTTCCTTATATATCAACACTACTAGCATATGGCTGTTACGCATTGCCCCCATGTATGTTTTGCTCAAAAGTGGCATGGATATTAAATGGCTCTTTGTTGTTATCTGTGTAGAAACCTATATCCGTTCAGGGATTTTTTATTGGGCTTATGCACAGGGGTGGTGGAAAAAACCCGGGCGTTTTGCGCCCTAG
- the gmd gene encoding GDP-mannose 4,6-dehydratase, whose protein sequence is MKKIALISGITGQDGSYLARYLLDLGYDVHGIKRRSSSFNTARIDSIYEDTHTSHNRFFLHYGDLTDSSNMTSLVAKIRPTEIYNLAAQSHVQVSFEMPEYTANVDALGTLRLLEAMRFLNLKDTRFYQASTSELYGEVLETPQNENTPFNPRSPYAVAKLYAYYITKNYREAYGFFAVNGILFNHESPVRGETFVTRKITMAISRMLLGLQDCLYLGNLDAKRDYGHAKDYVKAMHLILQHKEPVDFVVASGETMSIREFTRRCFARVGVILEFRGEGLEEVGVIRGFESSDLCVDLKHSLKKDQIVVRVDARYFRPTEVDLLLGDPSKIERELGWKREFSVDDLITDMLRSDLVLAKKEALVR, encoded by the coding sequence ATGAAAAAAATCGCACTGATTAGCGGGATTACTGGACAAGATGGGAGTTATCTAGCGCGCTACTTGCTAGATTTGGGCTATGACGTGCATGGCATTAAAAGGCGCAGTTCTTCATTCAATACTGCGCGTATCGATTCTATTTATGAGGACACGCACACTAGCCATAACCGCTTTTTCTTACATTATGGCGATCTCACCGATTCGAGCAATATGACTAGCCTTGTGGCTAAAATCCGCCCCACAGAAATTTATAACTTGGCCGCTCAAAGCCATGTGCAAGTTTCTTTTGAAATGCCTGAATATACGGCTAATGTGGATGCTTTGGGGACTTTACGCCTTTTAGAAGCGATGCGTTTTTTAAATCTCAAAGACACCCGCTTTTATCAAGCGAGCACCTCAGAACTTTATGGAGAAGTGCTAGAAACTCCCCAAAATGAGAACACCCCCTTTAACCCTAGAAGTCCTTACGCGGTGGCTAAACTCTATGCCTATTACATCACCAAAAACTACCGCGAAGCTTATGGATTCTTTGCCGTCAATGGGATTTTGTTTAACCATGAAAGCCCGGTTAGAGGAGAAACTTTTGTAACCCGCAAAATTACGATGGCCATTAGTCGCATGCTTTTGGGTTTGCAAGATTGTTTGTATTTGGGCAATTTGGATGCCAAACGCGACTATGGGCATGCAAAAGACTATGTAAAGGCGATGCATTTGATTTTACAACACAAAGAGCCGGTAGATTTTGTGGTCGCTAGTGGGGAAACAATGAGTATTCGAGAATTTACTCGGCGTTGCTTTGCGCGTGTGGGAGTGATTTTAGAATTTAGAGGAGAAGGGTTAGAAGAGGTGGGGGTGATCCGTGGATTTGAATCTAGCGACCTATGTGTCGATCTCAAACATTCTCTCAAAAAAGATCAAATTGTGGTGCGTGTAGATGCCCGCTATTTCCGCCCCACAGAAGTGGATTTACTCCTAGGCGATCCTTCCAAGATTGAGCGCGAATTAGGCTGGAAGCGTGAGTTTAGTGTAGACGATCTCATTACAGATATGTTAAGAAGCGATTTGGTTTTGGCCAAGAAAGAGGCGTTAGTGCGCTAG
- a CDS encoding sugar phosphate nucleotidyltransferase codes for MTHIILSGGSGKRLWPLSREHFPKQFLKLYGDRSLFGLALERLNTEESHFLVVCNDAHYFHALGEVSHANLADRTDFLLESASKNTMNSLILAALSSDPCEVLVVSPTDHLMDIQAFREALKIATQHAQEDQMILFGIAQEPSSQYGFVRCSAPENGVCRVLSFIEKPSPSQIEGLSAQEGDFYINSGMFVFKAGVFLEACAVHVPAMLQACQILFQKAKKLPNILKCEGMEILQEGSVDIELWQKCPDLKLVPLKANWQDVGHFKSLHNSLPADAHGNVCHNGKLESYQSAHNYATSTKDKLICLLGIENCVVVDTRDALLVASQSHLDSLKNVVAQIGEKYPALLQSYPLEYRPWGSFEVLLDYPAFKVKLLEITPHKRLSLQRHKHRSEHWVVVEGVASVVIEERNLKVHTNESVFIKQGQIHRLGNDTNQPLKILEVQCGLCDEADIERLQDDYKRP; via the coding sequence ATGACCCATATAATTTTAAGTGGAGGGAGCGGTAAAAGGTTGTGGCCTTTAAGCCGCGAACACTTTCCCAAGCAGTTTTTAAAACTTTATGGCGATCGCAGTTTATTTGGTCTGGCTTTAGAACGCTTGAATACAGAAGAATCCCACTTTTTGGTGGTGTGCAATGACGCGCATTATTTCCATGCTCTAGGGGAAGTTAGCCATGCGAACTTAGCAGATCGCACAGATTTTCTCTTGGAGAGCGCGAGCAAAAACACCATGAATTCTCTGATTTTAGCTGCCTTGAGTTCCGATCCTTGCGAAGTGTTGGTAGTCAGTCCTACCGATCATCTCATGGACATACAAGCCTTTAGAGAAGCCCTCAAAATTGCCACACAGCATGCCCAAGAAGATCAAATGATCCTCTTTGGAATTGCCCAAGAGCCTAGCTCTCAATACGGCTTTGTGCGTTGCAGCGCGCCTGAAAATGGAGTTTGCAGGGTATTAAGTTTTATAGAAAAACCTAGCCCTTCTCAAATTGAGGGATTGAGCGCGCAGGAGGGAGATTTTTATATCAATAGTGGGATGTTTGTCTTTAAAGCCGGAGTGTTTTTAGAGGCGTGCGCTGTGCATGTGCCTGCTATGTTGCAAGCCTGCCAAATCCTGTTTCAAAAAGCTAAAAAACTCCCAAATATCTTAAAATGTGAGGGCATGGAAATTTTGCAAGAGGGCTCGGTAGACATAGAATTATGGCAAAAATGCCCAGATTTAAAGCTAGTGCCCCTAAAAGCTAATTGGCAAGATGTGGGGCATTTTAAGAGTTTGCACAATAGTTTGCCTGCTGACGCACATGGCAATGTTTGCCACAATGGCAAATTAGAGAGCTATCAGTCTGCCCATAACTACGCCACTAGCACTAAGGATAAGCTCATATGTTTATTGGGCATAGAAAATTGTGTGGTCGTGGACACTCGAGATGCTTTATTGGTTGCAAGCCAAAGCCATTTGGACAGCCTTAAAAATGTGGTGGCTCAAATTGGGGAAAAATACCCCGCCTTATTGCAAAGTTACCCACTAGAATACCGCCCTTGGGGAAGTTTTGAGGTTTTATTGGATTATCCCGCTTTTAAGGTAAAATTGCTAGAAATCACGCCTCATAAACGCCTCAGTTTGCAAAGGCACAAACACCGCAGCGAGCACTGGGTCGTGGTGGAGGGGGTGGCCAGTGTGGTGATTGAAGAGCGCAACTTAAAAGTGCACACTAATGAGAGCGTGTTTATCAAACAAGGACAAATCCACAGACTGGGCAATGACACCAACCAGCCTCTAAAAATCTTAGAAGTGCAGTGCGGTCTGTGCGATGAAGCCGATATTGAACGCTTGCAAGATGATTACAAACGCCCCTAA